A section of the Triticum dicoccoides isolate Atlit2015 ecotype Zavitan chromosome 7A, WEW_v2.0, whole genome shotgun sequence genome encodes:
- the LOC119330688 gene encoding zinc finger CCCH domain-containing protein 46-like isoform X2: MNRRPELCRNYQRGSCKYGAQCRFVHSNSNQQQQQQAKPNPFGFGAGGRQQPQQQSFGAQSQQQQQQQQKPNPFGFGVQGGAAQQRNEPGPAKPFQNKWVRDPSAPPTKQAEAQPAPQAAHTSCADTESCRQQISDDFKNEAPLWKLTCYAHLRSGPCDIMGDISYEELRAKAYEEGKQGKPMQSIVEGERNLQNAKLAEFTNLLNKARATPSFPTAGSFPEVKNNSTFGSSQTNGPPVFSSFNQLGAATNFGSGPRTATPGVPMNTIFGQPTQSTPSFGAPAFGSTGMRFGVPVGSQTSKQSFGSYQGSSMSSNSNFQNSTSSGHHRDIDKQSVELLNGMTPRTSAMDQAAVESQ; the protein is encoded by the exons ATGAACCGGCGGCCGGAGCTCTGCAGGAACTACCAGCGCGGCAG CTGCAAGTACGGGGCGCAGTGCAGGTTCGTGCACTCCAACtccaaccaacagcagcagcagcaggcgaaGCCCAACCCCTTCGGGTTCGGCGCCGGGGGCAggcagcagccgcagcagcagTCGTTCGGTGCGCAgtcccagcagcagcagcagcagcagcagaagcccaACCCGTTCGGGTTCGGAGTGCAAGGCGGTGCCGCCCAGCAGCGGAACGAGCCTGGCCCGGCAAAG CCTTTTCAAAATAAGTGGGTGAGGGATCCCTCGGCGCCGCCGACAAAGcaagcggaggcgcagccagcaccGCAGGCGGCCCACAC ATCCTGTGCAGACACCGAGTCCTGCAGGCAACAGATATCTGATGATTTCAAGAATGAGGCTCCCCTGTGGAAGCTTACTTGTTATGCTCATCTCAGAAG TGGTCCTTGTGACATTATGGGGGATATTAGCTACGAGGAGCTGAGAGCTAAAGCATACGAAGAGGGCAAACAAGGGAAGCCTATGCAGTCAATA GTTGAAGGAGAAAGGAATCTACAAAATGCAAAGTTGGCGGAGTTCACTAATTTGCTGAACAAGGCACGTGCAACACCAAGCTTTCCTACTGCAGGCTCCTTCCCAGAAGTGAAAAATAACTCAACCTTTGGGAGTTCTCAAACTAATGGACCACCTGTGTTTAGTAGTTTCAATCAACTTGGAGCAGCAACAAATTTCGGATCTGGGCCAAG AACTGCCACACCAGGAGTTCCAATGAATACCATTTTCGGTCAGCCTACACAGTCTACTCCATCGTTTGGTGCCCCTGCTTTTGGCAGTACTGGAATGAGATTTGGAGTTCCAG TTGGGAGCCAGACATCAAAGCAATCATTTGGGAGTTACCAAGGCTCGAGCATGTCCAGCAACAGCAATTTTCAGAACTCTACTTCGTCTGGCCATCACAGAGACATTGATAAGCAGTCAGTGGAGTTACTTAATGGGATGACACCTCGTACAAGTGCCATGGACCAGGCAGCTGTTGAG AGCCAGTAG
- the LOC119330688 gene encoding zinc finger CCCH domain-containing protein 46-like isoform X1, whose product MNRRPELCRNYQRGSCKYGAQCRFVHSNSNQQQQQQAKPNPFGFGAGGRQQPQQQSFGAQSQQQQQQQQKPNPFGFGVQGGAAQQRNEPGPAKPFQNKWVRDPSAPPTKQAEAQPAPQAAHTSCADTESCRQQISDDFKNEAPLWKLTCYAHLRSGPCDIMGDISYEELRAKAYEEGKQGKPMQSIVEGERNLQNAKLAEFTNLLNKARATPSFPTAGSFPEVKNNSTFGSSQTNGPPVFSSFNQLGAATNFGSGPRTATPGVPMNTIFGQPTQSTPSFGAPAFGSTGMRFGVPVGSQTSKQSFGSYQGSSMSSNSNFQNSTSSGHHRDIDKQSVELLNGMTPRTSAMDQAAVEASRNEKQDDSIWLKEKWEIGQIPLDEPPARHVSHVF is encoded by the exons ATGAACCGGCGGCCGGAGCTCTGCAGGAACTACCAGCGCGGCAG CTGCAAGTACGGGGCGCAGTGCAGGTTCGTGCACTCCAACtccaaccaacagcagcagcagcaggcgaaGCCCAACCCCTTCGGGTTCGGCGCCGGGGGCAggcagcagccgcagcagcagTCGTTCGGTGCGCAgtcccagcagcagcagcagcagcagcagaagcccaACCCGTTCGGGTTCGGAGTGCAAGGCGGTGCCGCCCAGCAGCGGAACGAGCCTGGCCCGGCAAAG CCTTTTCAAAATAAGTGGGTGAGGGATCCCTCGGCGCCGCCGACAAAGcaagcggaggcgcagccagcaccGCAGGCGGCCCACAC ATCCTGTGCAGACACCGAGTCCTGCAGGCAACAGATATCTGATGATTTCAAGAATGAGGCTCCCCTGTGGAAGCTTACTTGTTATGCTCATCTCAGAAG TGGTCCTTGTGACATTATGGGGGATATTAGCTACGAGGAGCTGAGAGCTAAAGCATACGAAGAGGGCAAACAAGGGAAGCCTATGCAGTCAATA GTTGAAGGAGAAAGGAATCTACAAAATGCAAAGTTGGCGGAGTTCACTAATTTGCTGAACAAGGCACGTGCAACACCAAGCTTTCCTACTGCAGGCTCCTTCCCAGAAGTGAAAAATAACTCAACCTTTGGGAGTTCTCAAACTAATGGACCACCTGTGTTTAGTAGTTTCAATCAACTTGGAGCAGCAACAAATTTCGGATCTGGGCCAAG AACTGCCACACCAGGAGTTCCAATGAATACCATTTTCGGTCAGCCTACACAGTCTACTCCATCGTTTGGTGCCCCTGCTTTTGGCAGTACTGGAATGAGATTTGGAGTTCCAG TTGGGAGCCAGACATCAAAGCAATCATTTGGGAGTTACCAAGGCTCGAGCATGTCCAGCAACAGCAATTTTCAGAACTCTACTTCGTCTGGCCATCACAGAGACATTGATAAGCAGTCAGTGGAGTTACTTAATGGGATGACACCTCGTACAAGTGCCATGGACCAGGCAGCTGTTGA AGCCAGTAGAAACGAAAAGCAGGATGATAGCATTTGGCTGAAGGAAAAATGGGAAATTGGACAG ATACCGCTGGATGAACCGCCAGCGAGGCATGTTAGCCATGTATTTTAA
- the LOC119334598 gene encoding uncharacterized protein LOC119334598, producing MAGQAPAVVAFALAAAILSTPPPQSENFSNIPPTLSGDDKAQVRIKHPKSAKALQCTSKCVATCIRGGEGPINVRRPLVVFKEGQFRSRLYCLTECSDICNLIKDGEDGP from the exons ATGGCGGGGCAGGCGCCGGCCGTGGTGGCGTTCGCTCTGGCGGCCGCCATCCTCTCGACGCCGCCTCCGCAGTCGGAGAACTTCTCCAACATCCCGCCCACGCTCTCCG GGGACGACAAGGCGCAGGTGAGGATCAAGCACCCCAAGTCGGCCAAGGCGCTGCAGTGCACCTCCAAGTGCGTGGCCACCTGCATCCGCGGCGGCGAGGGGCCCATCAACGTCCGGAGGCCCCTCGTCGTCTTCAAGGAGGGGCAGTTCCGCAGCCGCCTCTACTG CCTGACAGAGTGCTCGGACATCTGCAACCTCATCAAGGACGGCGAGGACGGGCCATGA